The proteins below are encoded in one region of Haloterrigena turkmenica DSM 5511:
- a CDS encoding NCS2 family permease: MIDSPDNQSKVASFFGYEEHGTDTKTEVIAGITTFLTMSYIIVINPAILSEAITIDGYSDGQVFQMIAITTILAAVVGTVVMALYANRPFGLAPGMGLNAYFAFTVVITLGVPWQTALAAVFVEGVIFMAMSSVGARRYIIEFFPKPVKFAVGAGIGLFLLLLGLIEMNVATAHDSTLVTLGNVASDPVALLSLLGLAFTLVLYSRDVTGSIIIGILTTALAGWGLTLAGVVNDGLLTPGSVPDPHFDITPLVGAFIQGFQNIEPVTFAIVVFTFFFVDFFDTAGTLIGVSQFGGFLDDDGNLPEMEKPLMADAVATTFGAIIGTTTVTTYVESSTGIEEGGRTGMTALVVSLLFLLSLAVIPIVAAIPTYASYLALVVVGLIMLEGITEVNWEETDWLIPGGLTMVMMPLTASIATGIAAGIISYPIVKTAQGEYGDIHLAQWILAGAFVLYFYVTSGGVI; the protein is encoded by the coding sequence GTGATAGACTCTCCCGATAATCAGTCGAAGGTGGCGTCCTTCTTCGGCTACGAAGAGCACGGTACTGACACGAAAACGGAGGTAATCGCCGGGATAACGACGTTTCTGACGATGTCGTACATTATCGTCATCAACCCGGCGATCCTCTCGGAAGCCATCACTATCGACGGGTACTCCGACGGGCAGGTCTTTCAGATGATCGCGATCACGACGATCCTCGCGGCAGTCGTCGGTACCGTCGTCATGGCCCTCTACGCCAATCGACCGTTCGGACTCGCACCCGGAATGGGACTGAACGCGTACTTCGCGTTCACCGTCGTCATCACGCTCGGCGTCCCGTGGCAAACCGCCCTCGCAGCGGTATTCGTCGAGGGTGTCATCTTCATGGCGATGTCATCGGTCGGCGCGCGCCGGTACATCATCGAGTTCTTCCCGAAACCGGTTAAGTTCGCCGTGGGTGCCGGTATCGGTCTCTTCCTTCTCCTCTTAGGACTCATAGAGATGAACGTAGCGACCGCGCACGATTCCACGTTGGTTACCTTGGGGAACGTCGCCTCCGACCCGGTCGCACTCCTGTCTCTTCTGGGTCTGGCGTTTACCCTCGTACTCTACTCGCGTGACGTGACCGGGTCGATTATCATCGGCATCCTCACCACGGCTCTGGCCGGATGGGGTCTGACGCTCGCCGGTGTAGTGAACGACGGGCTCCTCACCCCGGGTTCGGTTCCCGATCCGCACTTCGATATTACGCCGCTCGTCGGCGCGTTCATTCAAGGATTCCAGAACATCGAACCGGTGACGTTCGCGATCGTCGTGTTCACGTTCTTTTTCGTGGACTTCTTCGACACCGCCGGAACGCTCATCGGCGTCTCTCAGTTCGGCGGGTTTCTGGACGACGACGGGAACCTTCCCGAGATGGAGAAACCGCTGATGGCGGACGCGGTCGCGACGACGTTCGGTGCGATAATCGGAACGACGACTGTCACGACCTACGTCGAGAGCTCCACGGGGATCGAAGAAGGAGGTCGGACCGGGATGACCGCCCTCGTCGTCAGCCTCCTGTTTCTACTATCACTCGCCGTTATTCCGATCGTCGCTGCCATTCCGACGTACGCGTCCTACCTGGCGTTGGTCGTCGTCGGCCTGATCATGCTCGAGGGAATCACCGAGGTCAATTGGGAAGAGACCGATTGGCTCATTCCGGGCGGCCTGACGATGGTGATGATGCCGCTGACGGCGTCGATCGCGACCGGTATCGCTGCCGGGATTATCAGTTACCCGATCGTCAAGACGGCACAGGGGGAGTACGGAGACATCCATCTCGCACAGTGGATCCTCGCGGGAGCGTTCGTCCTCTACTTCTACGTGACCTCCGGTGGCGTGATATGA
- a CDS encoding MFS transporter codes for MPARRVRGDVPWSSALFQTVLACSLIGVMGVPLISPILPSLRSVFGISDAQIGLVITAYTLPGVFLTPFIGLISDRLGRRAVVLPLLTLFGLAGGGIALGPPFRGVLALRFVQGIGGSGLMVLAITLIGDFYAGERRNTVMGINGSAIGIGAAAYPLLGGVLAAVRWNVPFAFFGLSLVVGAIALFTLEEPAVDDPPAIGPYVSRVISVVLVPRALGLWAAAFLTFFLFYGCILTVLSLLLSDVYGLSSGQIGLLFGAVSIANASIASQYGRVSRYFEAEELIALGFVGFGISLLGVWAASTPVLIGVMLLCFGLGFGLVMPSLDTTVVGLVSGQLRASMMGVLTSMLWLGQTVGPIAFTGFAGVAFDEPVTGYRFLLLFWGVATLVSGGLAFLALDRRS; via the coding sequence ATGCCCGCACGACGTGTACGAGGAGACGTTCCCTGGTCCTCCGCTCTCTTTCAGACGGTGCTGGCGTGTTCGCTCATCGGTGTGATGGGGGTGCCGCTGATCAGCCCTATTCTCCCGTCCCTCCGTTCGGTATTCGGAATTAGCGATGCGCAGATAGGACTCGTAATCACAGCGTATACGCTCCCAGGCGTGTTTCTGACGCCGTTTATCGGCCTGATATCCGATCGTCTGGGACGCCGAGCGGTCGTTCTTCCCCTCCTGACACTTTTCGGTCTGGCCGGAGGAGGTATCGCCCTCGGCCCGCCGTTTCGCGGCGTTCTGGCTCTTCGGTTCGTCCAAGGGATCGGCGGAAGCGGACTGATGGTACTGGCGATAACGCTCATCGGCGATTTCTACGCGGGAGAACGACGGAATACGGTGATGGGAATCAACGGAAGCGCAATCGGTATCGGTGCCGCCGCGTATCCTCTGCTCGGTGGCGTCTTAGCTGCCGTCCGCTGGAACGTTCCGTTCGCGTTCTTCGGTCTCAGTCTCGTCGTCGGTGCGATCGCTCTCTTCACGCTCGAGGAACCCGCGGTAGACGATCCGCCTGCGATTGGACCGTACGTATCACGGGTGATTTCCGTCGTTCTCGTCCCGCGAGCGCTCGGTCTCTGGGCCGCAGCGTTTCTGACGTTTTTCCTGTTTTACGGGTGTATTCTAACCGTACTATCGCTGCTTCTGAGCGACGTTTACGGCCTTTCTTCCGGGCAGATCGGCTTGTTATTCGGCGCGGTCTCTATCGCTAACGCGTCCATCGCGTCCCAGTACGGACGTGTCTCCCGTTACTTCGAGGCAGAGGAGCTGATCGCCCTCGGTTTCGTGGGATTCGGCATCAGCCTCCTCGGCGTCTGGGCGGCTTCCACGCCGGTACTGATCGGCGTGATGTTGCTCTGTTTCGGTCTGGGATTCGGACTCGTGATGCCCTCGCTCGACACGACCGTCGTCGGCCTCGTCTCGGGTCAACTCCGCGCGAGCATGATGGGCGTCCTGACGAGTATGCTCTGGCTCGGGCAGACCGTCGGTCCGATCGCGTTCACCGGTTTCGCGGGCGTCGCTTTCGACGAACCGGTGACCGGATATCGGTTTCTACTGTTGTTCTGGGGGGTGGCCACGCTCGTCAGCGGCGGACTCGCGTTCCTGGCTCTCGATCGTCGATCCTGA
- a CDS encoding molybdopterin molybdotransferase MoeA: protein MGHDHESMLSRSEAVGEVLDVLDRVLSNRGTRELSVGDGVAGRFLAESITAPRDVPAHDHATMDGFAIDATESYPLTVSDAEIFPEDEPPSLADGEAVHIATGAPLPERANAVLKIEEATVESDELRGSDLEPGTYTYERGSNVSAGETLFRAGERISAKDLVLLRDLGIERVSVYEPFSAGLLATGSEIHEGTTADLDSPMLAALVRSWGHSATIEGTVPDEYERTRDRIERVAREHDVVITTGGTSVGEKDYVIRALEALGTVRFHRVRIRPGKPIAVARLPDHDAVAFAIPGKPVGAHTVATLVMRSFFVGDTGPVPTIDATITSDVGIGTAGFEYAVPVTVDDGNAVPLGHVDSPLEVYEETFDPSVLSSSTRATRADGIVITESDLSAGESVRVIPYPVLE from the coding sequence ATGGGCCACGACCACGAATCGATGCTGTCTCGTTCCGAGGCCGTGGGGGAGGTTCTCGACGTCCTCGACCGAGTGCTGTCGAACCGCGGAACGAGAGAGTTGAGCGTCGGAGACGGCGTAGCCGGACGGTTCCTCGCGGAATCGATAACTGCTCCGCGAGATGTTCCGGCTCACGACCACGCGACCATGGACGGATTCGCCATCGACGCGACCGAGTCGTATCCGTTGACGGTCAGCGACGCGGAGATCTTCCCGGAGGACGAGCCGCCGTCGCTAGCAGACGGGGAGGCCGTCCACATCGCAACGGGGGCGCCGCTCCCGGAGCGCGCAAACGCCGTGCTCAAGATCGAGGAAGCGACCGTCGAATCGGATGAACTCAGGGGGAGCGACCTCGAGCCGGGAACGTACACCTACGAGCGAGGCAGTAACGTGTCAGCCGGCGAAACGCTGTTCCGCGCCGGTGAGCGGATCTCCGCGAAGGATCTAGTCTTGCTCAGAGACCTCGGTATCGAACGCGTCAGCGTGTACGAGCCCTTCTCCGCGGGGTTACTGGCGACCGGGTCCGAGATTCACGAGGGGACGACCGCCGATCTCGACTCGCCGATGCTGGCCGCGCTCGTACGCTCGTGGGGACACAGCGCCACGATCGAGGGAACGGTTCCCGACGAGTACGAGAGGACGAGAGACCGGATCGAACGGGTGGCCCGCGAGCACGACGTGGTCATCACGACCGGCGGAACGAGCGTCGGCGAGAAGGATTACGTTATTCGGGCCCTCGAGGCGTTGGGCACGGTCCGGTTCCATCGCGTCCGGATTCGTCCCGGCAAACCGATCGCGGTCGCACGGCTCCCCGATCACGATGCGGTAGCCTTCGCGATCCCGGGGAAACCGGTCGGCGCGCACACGGTGGCGACGCTCGTCATGCGCTCGTTTTTCGTCGGCGATACGGGACCGGTACCGACGATCGATGCGACCATCACGAGCGACGTCGGTATCGGAACGGCCGGGTTCGAATACGCAGTACCGGTAACGGTAGACGACGGGAACGCGGTCCCCCTGGGTCACGTCGATTCTCCGCTCGAAGTGTACGAGGAGACGTTCGATCCGAGCGTCCTCTCGTCGAGCACGCGTGCGACTCGGGCCGACGGGATCGTCATCACGGAGTCGGACCTCTCGGCCGGAGAGTCGGTTCGCGTGATACCGTATCCGGTCCTCGAGTAA